The Dethiosulfovibrio peptidovorans DSM 11002 genome has a window encoding:
- a CDS encoding YgiQ family radical SAM protein yields the protein MLDRRDFLPVNRDDMEARGWNELDFLFVSGDAYVDHPSFGPAVICRCLEAEGFKVGIVAQPDWRGREDFTAMGRPRLGVLVSAGNLDSMLNKLTAARNRRRSDSYSPGGELGHRPDRATLVYCNIARELWGDVPLIIGGVEASLRRMAHYDYWSDKVRRSILIDSRADILVYGMGERQILEIASRLASGESVSDLTDIGGTCYRSLSVPKEAVEIPSFEEVQKDKKAFAEAFRLWYGEQDPFRGRSVCQRHGDKTVVQLPPAMPLSTEEMDGVYDLAYVREPHPMYDDLGGIPAIEEVRFSIVSHRGCFGDCSFCAISAHQGRIIQARSHRSILKEAERLVSMDGFKGYIHDVGGPTANFRHPSCSKQLKVGTCRDRRCMAPKPCPSLDTDHSDYMALLRKIRMLPKVKKVFIRSGIRYDYLMECGDEGYLEEICRHHVSGILKVAPEHCSPRVLKLMGKPSIDVFLKFKKAFDRINEKIGKKQYLIPYLISSHPGATLKDAVAMAEFLRDLGHIPDHVQDFIPTPGSLSTCMYYSEMDPYSGRSLFVAKRGHDKALQRALLQYDRPENRALVVEALEKTGRTDLIGRGPDCLVRNYTEKKRTDKKTEKVRIRKDKKRGRRGGR from the coding sequence ATGTTGGATCGCAGAGATTTTCTTCCTGTGAACAGGGACGATATGGAGGCCCGGGGCTGGAACGAGCTGGATTTTCTGTTCGTGAGCGGAGATGCCTACGTGGATCATCCGAGCTTCGGGCCAGCCGTGATATGTCGATGTCTCGAGGCGGAGGGGTTTAAGGTCGGAATAGTCGCACAGCCGGACTGGCGGGGGCGAGAGGATTTTACCGCGATGGGCCGTCCCAGGCTGGGGGTGTTGGTGTCGGCGGGGAATCTCGATTCGATGCTCAACAAACTGACCGCTGCGAGGAACAGGAGAAGAAGCGACAGCTATTCGCCTGGAGGGGAGCTCGGTCACAGGCCGGACAGGGCTACCTTGGTCTACTGTAATATAGCGAGAGAGCTCTGGGGCGACGTTCCGTTGATTATAGGAGGGGTGGAGGCCAGCCTGAGAAGGATGGCCCATTACGATTATTGGTCCGATAAGGTGAGACGCTCCATACTGATCGACAGCCGTGCGGATATACTGGTCTACGGAATGGGGGAACGACAGATCCTGGAGATAGCCTCAAGGCTGGCCTCCGGTGAGTCCGTGTCTGATTTGACCGATATCGGAGGAACCTGCTACAGGTCTTTGTCGGTTCCGAAAGAGGCTGTAGAGATTCCCTCTTTCGAGGAGGTCCAGAAGGACAAGAAGGCTTTCGCCGAGGCTTTTCGGCTTTGGTACGGAGAGCAGGATCCCTTCAGGGGAAGGTCCGTCTGTCAGAGGCACGGAGATAAAACGGTGGTCCAGCTTCCCCCTGCCATGCCTCTGTCGACCGAGGAGATGGACGGCGTCTACGATCTTGCCTACGTCAGGGAGCCCCATCCCATGTACGACGATTTAGGGGGCATCCCTGCGATAGAGGAGGTCCGCTTCAGCATAGTGAGCCATAGGGGCTGTTTCGGAGACTGTTCGTTCTGTGCCATCTCGGCCCATCAGGGCAGGATAATCCAGGCCAGGAGCCATCGTTCCATATTGAAAGAGGCGGAGAGATTGGTCTCCATGGACGGCTTCAAGGGGTACATACACGACGTAGGAGGTCCTACTGCCAACTTTCGTCATCCATCATGTTCGAAGCAGCTGAAGGTCGGAACCTGTCGAGATCGACGCTGTATGGCGCCTAAGCCCTGTCCCTCTCTGGACACGGATCATTCGGACTATATGGCTCTTTTGAGGAAGATAAGGATGCTCCCCAAGGTCAAGAAGGTGTTTATACGATCGGGCATCAGATACGACTATCTCATGGAGTGCGGCGACGAAGGCTATCTAGAAGAGATATGCCGCCATCACGTCAGCGGAATATTGAAGGTGGCTCCCGAACACTGTTCCCCCCGGGTACTTAAGCTTATGGGCAAGCCCTCTATAGACGTGTTCCTCAAGTTCAAGAAGGCTTTCGACAGGATCAACGAAAAAATAGGCAAGAAGCAGTATCTCATTCCCTATCTGATATCCAGTCACCCCGGTGCTACCTTGAAGGACGCCGTGGCCATGGCGGAGTTCCTGAGGGATCTGGGGCACATCCCGGATCACGTTCAGGATTTCATACCTACGCCAGGCAGTCTGTCCACCTGCATGTATTACTCCGAGATGGATCCCTATTCTGGAAGGTCTCTCTTTGTCGCCAAAAGAGGTCACGATAAGGCGCTTCAGAGGGCTTTGTTGCAGTACGACAGGCCGGAGAACAGGGCCCTGGTGGTGGAGGCGCTGGAGAAGACGGGGCGGACCGATCTGATAGGCAGAGGTCCTGATTGTCTCGTTAGAAACTATACCGAAAAAAAGAGGACCGATAAAAAGACGGAGAAGGTCCGGATACGAAAGGACAAGAAAAGAGGACGGAGGGGTGGAAGATGA
- the hemW gene encoding radical SAM family heme chaperone HemW: MKVTSHILDFEGGREGLSEPLSVYLHVPFCRSKCPYCSFASSVPRSGDVALYLSALESELAGLTRLSGGSLPARTLYIGGGTPTVLSVEEWTRLMDLLDRYIDRGSIEEFSVEANPESLSDGHLRFWRDRGISRISIGVQSLDDDELRWLGRLHDSNEARRAVIASVASGFDVSGDLMFGLKGQTLRKWHRSLKALAELGVGHMSLYQLTLDNDSFWGKKPPEGVFDGYSHYRWAQWYLPRIGFDQYEIASFALEGHWSLHNLAYWNRDNVVGLGPGAWGYLNGLRYENDPSLAGYRDSVRSSGFAVVYSERIGGVAEASESAILALRTKWGIDLDGFCRRFGSGLKARLLKCLSEIPDNCLEWRKGSVALTRKGMRVANSIWERLLWEE, encoded by the coding sequence ATGAAAGTAACTAGTCATATCCTCGATTTCGAGGGAGGTAGAGAGGGGCTTTCCGAGCCCCTCTCTGTTTACCTTCACGTACCCTTCTGTAGATCCAAGTGTCCTTACTGTTCTTTCGCCAGCTCTGTCCCTCGTTCCGGGGACGTGGCCCTTTATCTTTCGGCCCTGGAATCGGAGCTTGCCGGACTGACCAGGTTATCCGGAGGTTCCCTTCCGGCCAGGACCCTTTACATAGGAGGGGGAACTCCCACGGTCTTGTCCGTCGAGGAATGGACCAGGCTGATGGATCTGCTGGATCGATATATCGACCGTGGTTCGATCGAGGAGTTCTCGGTGGAGGCGAACCCCGAGAGCCTTTCCGATGGCCATCTTCGATTTTGGAGGGACAGAGGGATCTCTCGAATCAGTATAGGGGTTCAGAGCCTGGACGACGACGAGCTTCGATGGCTCGGTAGGCTTCACGATTCGAACGAGGCGAGACGGGCCGTTATTGCGTCTGTGGCGTCCGGTTTCGACGTCAGTGGCGATCTGATGTTCGGCCTGAAGGGGCAGACCCTCAGAAAATGGCACCGGAGCCTAAAGGCCTTGGCTGAGCTTGGAGTCGGTCATATGTCGCTGTATCAGCTTACCTTGGATAACGATTCCTTCTGGGGAAAAAAACCGCCCGAGGGAGTCTTCGACGGTTACAGCCACTATCGATGGGCCCAGTGGTATCTGCCGAGGATCGGTTTCGACCAGTACGAGATAGCGAGCTTCGCCCTCGAAGGGCACTGGAGCCTGCACAATCTGGCCTATTGGAACAGGGACAACGTCGTGGGGCTTGGGCCTGGAGCGTGGGGATATTTAAACGGTCTGAGGTACGAGAACGATCCGTCCCTGGCTGGATATCGCGATTCGGTGAGGTCATCCGGTTTCGCCGTGGTCTACAGCGAGAGGATCGGCGGCGTCGCAGAGGCGTCCGAGTCGGCCATACTGGCATTGAGGACCAAATGGGGGATCGATCTGGACGGTTTTTGTCGAAGGTTCGGATCCGGATTGAAGGCCCGGCTGTTGAAGTGTCTCTCGGAAATTCCCGATAACTGTCTCGAGTGGAGGAAGGGCTCGGTGGCCCTGACCCGTAAGGGAATGAGGGTGGCTAATTCCATATGGGAGAGGCTTCTGTGGGAGGAGTAG
- the lepA gene encoding translation elongation factor 4 — translation MDPKRIRNFSIIAHIDHGKSTIADRMLEFTGTIDKRNMKEQVLDSLELERERGITIKSVPVRMDYTASDGEKYVLNLIDTPGHVDFSYEVSRSLAACEGALLVVDAAQGVEAQTLANAYKAIDQDLEIIPVINKIDLPSARPDEIRQEIEDVVGLDASDAVLASAKNGIGIEDALERVVGIVPPPKGEDEAPLRALIFDSVYDNYRGVICYIRVVDGRISAGDEIIFMVTGRRYTVEDVGVFRPGFTSVESLGVGEVGYLTASIKTLDEARVGDTVTLYNKKAEKPLPGYQTVKPVVYCGFYPVDRDEYTQLREALEKLKLNDASIEFEPETSTALGFGFRCGFLGLLHMDITRERLQREFDVQLVATAPNVVYRMETKKGEEIEAHRPSDFPEVGDIASVSEPMIRLTVYVPSDYVGKVMQLCQEKRGTFVSMDYLTPERARAIYDLPLAEFIVDFYDKLQSQTRGYASLDYEHVGFGEAKLVKVDVLINHEPVDAFSFICHQDDAYHRGQQAIRKLKEIIPRQMFEVPLQASVGSKIIVRSNVKALRKDVLAKCYGGDITRKRKLLEKQKKGKEKMKMIGKVSIPPDAFMSFLNMDDESN, via the coding sequence ATGGATCCTAAAAGGATAAGAAATTTTTCGATTATAGCTCATATCGATCACGGTAAGTCCACCATAGCCGACAGGATGCTGGAGTTTACCGGTACCATCGATAAGAGAAACATGAAGGAACAGGTTTTGGATTCCCTCGAGCTCGAGAGGGAGAGGGGCATAACCATAAAGTCCGTGCCTGTGCGTATGGACTATACCGCTTCGGACGGCGAAAAGTACGTGTTGAACCTTATCGATACCCCGGGCCACGTGGACTTCAGCTACGAGGTGTCTCGGTCTCTCGCCGCCTGTGAGGGGGCTTTGTTGGTGGTGGATGCCGCTCAGGGGGTGGAGGCTCAGACACTTGCCAACGCATATAAGGCCATCGATCAGGATCTGGAGATAATTCCGGTCATAAACAAGATAGATCTTCCCTCCGCACGCCCCGACGAGATTCGTCAGGAGATAGAGGACGTGGTCGGTCTGGACGCCTCCGACGCCGTGCTGGCGAGCGCCAAGAACGGCATAGGCATAGAGGACGCCCTGGAGAGGGTGGTGGGGATTGTTCCCCCTCCGAAGGGAGAAGATGAGGCTCCTCTGAGGGCCCTGATATTCGACTCGGTGTACGATAACTATCGAGGGGTCATATGTTACATAAGGGTCGTAGACGGAAGGATCTCTGCCGGAGACGAGATAATTTTCATGGTTACCGGCAGACGTTATACCGTCGAGGATGTAGGGGTGTTCCGTCCGGGTTTCACCTCCGTCGAGTCCCTGGGGGTCGGGGAGGTCGGCTATCTTACAGCCAGTATAAAGACCCTGGACGAGGCAAGGGTCGGGGATACAGTTACCCTCTATAACAAGAAGGCAGAAAAGCCCCTTCCGGGCTATCAGACTGTAAAGCCGGTGGTCTATTGCGGCTTCTACCCCGTGGACAGGGACGAATATACCCAGCTTAGAGAGGCTCTCGAAAAGCTCAAGCTGAACGATGCCTCCATAGAGTTCGAGCCAGAGACCTCGACCGCCCTCGGTTTTGGTTTCCGCTGCGGTTTCCTCGGGTTGCTCCACATGGATATAACCAGGGAGAGGCTTCAGAGGGAGTTCGACGTTCAGCTGGTGGCGACGGCCCCCAACGTCGTTTACAGGATGGAGACCAAAAAAGGCGAAGAGATAGAGGCCCACAGGCCCTCGGATTTTCCCGAGGTCGGGGATATCGCCTCCGTGTCGGAGCCTATGATAAGGCTCACCGTTTACGTTCCGTCCGATTATGTCGGAAAGGTCATGCAGCTCTGTCAGGAGAAGAGGGGGACCTTCGTGTCCATGGACTATCTCACTCCCGAGAGGGCGAGGGCGATTTACGATCTTCCTCTGGCGGAGTTCATCGTCGACTTTTACGATAAGCTTCAGTCCCAGACGAGGGGTTATGCTTCCCTGGACTACGAGCACGTGGGATTCGGAGAGGCCAAGCTGGTCAAGGTCGACGTTCTCATAAACCACGAGCCGGTGGATGCTTTCTCCTTTATATGCCATCAGGACGACGCGTATCACAGAGGTCAGCAGGCGATCAGGAAGTTAAAGGAGATAATTCCGAGACAGATGTTCGAGGTTCCTCTTCAGGCTTCTGTGGGATCCAAGATCATAGTCCGTTCCAACGTTAAGGCCCTGAGGAAGGACGTTTTGGCCAAGTGCTACGGCGGCGATATAACGAGGAAGAGGAAGCTTCTGGAGAAGCAGAAGAAGGGCAAGGAAAAGATGAAGATGATAGGGAAAGTTTCCATTCCTCCCGATGCCTTTATGTCCTTCCTCAACATGGACGATGAAAGTAACTAG
- the purC gene encoding phosphoribosylaminoimidazolesuccinocarboxamide synthase, with product MEIREMLYEGKAKRLYSTDDPDALYLKYKNSLTAFNAKKKAEMEGKGELNNMISSWIFKYLRSKGIDSHFIERIDELSQLVKPVTIVPLEVVVRNVTAGSICRRLGVEEGMKLPRPLVEFYYKEDELDDPLVIRDHAVLFGWATDEELDRMTEMALTVDSVLTELFSSIDIDLVDFKLEFGKDKEGNILLADEISPDTCRFWQKGTRQSLDKDRFRKDLGDVLGAYREIWRRLSEKKEDN from the coding sequence ATGGAGATCCGTGAAATGCTGTACGAGGGAAAGGCAAAGAGACTCTACTCTACCGACGACCCCGACGCCCTATATCTGAAGTATAAAAATTCCCTTACCGCCTTCAACGCCAAGAAAAAGGCGGAGATGGAGGGAAAAGGAGAGCTGAACAACATGATAAGCTCCTGGATATTCAAATATCTGAGGAGCAAGGGCATAGACAGTCACTTCATCGAGAGGATCGACGAGCTGTCACAGCTGGTAAAACCGGTCACCATAGTGCCCCTGGAGGTGGTGGTCCGCAACGTCACAGCCGGATCCATATGCAGAAGGCTCGGGGTAGAGGAAGGAATGAAGCTTCCCAGACCTCTCGTGGAGTTCTATTATAAAGAGGACGAGCTGGACGACCCTCTTGTTATAAGAGACCATGCGGTGTTGTTCGGATGGGCCACCGACGAAGAACTGGACAGAATGACCGAGATGGCCCTTACGGTGGACTCGGTGCTTACAGAGCTCTTCTCCTCTATAGATATAGACCTGGTGGACTTCAAGCTGGAGTTCGGCAAGGATAAAGAAGGCAATATTCTGCTGGCCGACGAGATCTCTCCGGACACCTGCCGTTTCTGGCAGAAGGGGACCAGACAGAGCCTGGACAAGGACCGTTTCCGCAAGGACCTGGGAGACGTGCTCGGAGCTTACAGGGAGATATGGCGCCGTCTTTCGGAGAAGAAGGAGGATAACTGA
- the purS gene encoding phosphoribosylformylglycinamidine synthase subunit PurS, with the protein MRYGAEILVYLKEGVLDTQGKAVAASLTRLGYDDPSVRVGKYIRVEIEASDIDSAKETFDKMCKDLLVNAIVEDYTVKVEELR; encoded by the coding sequence ATGCGTTACGGAGCGGAAATACTGGTATATCTGAAAGAGGGAGTCCTGGACACCCAGGGCAAGGCCGTCGCGGCATCCCTGACGAGGCTGGGCTACGACGACCCCTCCGTCAGGGTAGGTAAATACATCCGGGTCGAGATAGAGGCCTCCGACATCGATTCCGCCAAGGAAACCTTCGATAAAATGTGCAAGGATCTTCTCGTAAACGCAATAGTCGAGGACTACACGGTAAAGGTGGAGGAACTGAGATGA
- the purQ gene encoding phosphoribosylformylglycinamidine synthase subunit PurQ — translation MNVAVVVFPGSNCDRDVVKAIKYATGDEAALVWHGETELPGETDLVVLPGGFSYGDYLRCGAMAHTAPIMADVKRHADRGGLVLGICNGFQVLTESKMLPGALLVNRDLAFICRPIEISVERDDTAFTSGYEKGQVITIPIAHYEGRYHLPENELELLEERGQVAFRYSGGNPNGALNDIAGIYNEGGNVLGMMPHPERYSDRAVGGDDGLPVWLSIKRWIERTGA, via the coding sequence ATGAACGTCGCCGTGGTGGTCTTCCCCGGCAGCAACTGCGACAGAGACGTGGTCAAAGCCATAAAATACGCAACGGGAGACGAGGCCGCACTGGTCTGGCACGGAGAGACGGAGCTTCCAGGAGAAACCGACCTCGTCGTTCTGCCAGGCGGTTTTTCCTACGGCGACTACCTCCGTTGCGGCGCTATGGCCCACACGGCTCCCATCATGGCCGACGTGAAACGGCACGCCGATCGGGGCGGCCTGGTGCTGGGAATATGCAACGGTTTTCAGGTTTTGACCGAATCCAAGATGCTTCCCGGGGCCCTGCTGGTCAACCGGGACCTGGCCTTCATCTGTCGCCCCATCGAGATATCGGTGGAGAGGGACGACACCGCCTTCACCTCCGGCTACGAAAAAGGACAGGTGATAACGATACCCATAGCCCACTACGAGGGTCGATACCACCTTCCAGAGAATGAGCTGGAGCTCCTGGAGGAACGGGGACAGGTGGCGTTTCGCTACAGCGGAGGGAACCCCAACGGGGCCCTGAACGACATCGCCGGTATATACAACGAAGGCGGGAACGTTCTGGGGATGATGCCCCACCCGGAGAGATATTCCGATAGAGCCGTAGGGGGAGACGACGGACTTCCCGTGTGGCTATCGATAAAGAGATGGATCGAAAGGACCGGTGCCTGA
- the purL gene encoding phosphoribosylformylglycinamidine synthase subunit PurL, translating into MDYSKAGLRKEEYDALKARLGREPNDLELQIMGVMWSEHCSYKSTKPLLRLFPKDGDRVLLGPGENAGVVDAGDGLGLAFKVESHNHPSAVAPYQGAATGVGGIIRDIMALGARPVASMDGLFFGDPEERKTQALADGVVKGVGGYGNCVGVPTVGGKTVYHESYRGNPLVNAFCAGLVPTDRMVSSQTASAGQKVLILGSKTGRDGIAGAAFASVELAEDGSGVPSIQIGDPFTEKLLIEACLELRDKDLLVSMQDMGAAGILSSSSEIAAKSGIAMTIDFDAVPLRAEGMEPWEIALSESQERMLLIVEPEKVDQVMAVAGKWELDCAVIGETEKGDHYRILWKGDTVADMPASVIGSDCPEIPWPSKRPENLEDRWNFDLDSLPLPENWNEEILNLLGSHSHRSRKEIFEQYDSMVQTNTVIGPGFPVSAVRIEGTDRLAVMSMEAQPFMCWLDPYNGSAEVVARSCRALAVAGAKPAGTTDCLNFPSPEKPEQFWTLEQSAKGMAEACSSLKCPVVSGNVSLYNETANGPILPTPLVGTVGFVENIEELLRSGDWSEGDRLFYVGMPNPRLDGGSYLLNKTGRIWGKPLDFDGELENEFILRAIETAKRRAASSGMPIAGGGLAVALAKEAGASGLGASISIPCPTRRDVLLFGEGGPRAVYSVPKNRLVLFRALWKGYAVTEIGQVGGDRLTLDNLVDLSVSEIRESWNL; encoded by the coding sequence ATGGATTACTCCAAAGCGGGACTCCGCAAAGAGGAATACGACGCCCTGAAAGCCAGACTCGGAAGGGAGCCCAACGACCTGGAGCTTCAGATCATGGGGGTAATGTGGTCAGAACACTGTAGCTACAAATCGACCAAGCCGCTTCTGAGGCTATTCCCCAAGGACGGAGACAGGGTACTCCTCGGCCCGGGGGAAAACGCCGGGGTAGTCGACGCCGGAGACGGACTCGGGCTGGCCTTCAAGGTGGAAAGCCACAACCATCCCTCCGCAGTCGCCCCCTATCAGGGTGCCGCCACGGGGGTAGGAGGCATAATCCGAGACATAATGGCCCTGGGAGCCAGACCGGTAGCCTCCATGGACGGACTTTTCTTCGGAGACCCGGAGGAGAGAAAGACCCAGGCACTGGCCGACGGAGTGGTAAAGGGAGTGGGAGGCTACGGCAACTGCGTAGGAGTTCCCACCGTAGGAGGGAAGACGGTCTATCACGAAAGCTACAGGGGCAACCCCCTGGTTAACGCCTTCTGCGCCGGACTTGTCCCAACCGACAGGATGGTGAGCTCACAGACGGCCTCTGCGGGCCAGAAGGTATTGATACTGGGCTCAAAGACAGGAAGGGACGGCATAGCCGGAGCCGCCTTCGCCTCGGTGGAGCTAGCCGAGGACGGTTCGGGGGTCCCGTCCATCCAGATAGGCGATCCCTTCACGGAAAAGCTTCTCATAGAGGCCTGTCTGGAACTGCGAGACAAGGACCTGCTGGTCAGCATGCAGGACATGGGAGCGGCGGGAATACTCTCCTCCTCCAGCGAGATAGCCGCCAAGAGCGGTATCGCCATGACCATAGACTTCGACGCTGTTCCACTCAGGGCCGAGGGAATGGAGCCCTGGGAAATAGCCCTATCCGAGTCTCAGGAGAGGATGCTGCTCATAGTCGAACCGGAAAAGGTCGACCAGGTGATGGCTGTCGCCGGGAAATGGGAGCTGGATTGCGCCGTCATAGGAGAGACCGAGAAAGGCGATCATTACCGCATCCTCTGGAAGGGAGACACCGTCGCAGACATGCCTGCGTCTGTAATAGGCAGCGACTGCCCCGAGATCCCCTGGCCCTCCAAAAGACCGGAAAACCTGGAGGATCGTTGGAACTTCGACCTCGACTCGCTTCCCCTTCCGGAAAACTGGAACGAGGAGATTTTGAACCTTCTGGGCTCCCATTCCCATCGTTCCAGAAAAGAGATATTCGAGCAGTACGACTCGATGGTCCAGACCAACACGGTGATAGGTCCGGGATTCCCTGTAAGCGCCGTAAGGATCGAGGGCACCGACCGATTAGCCGTCATGTCTATGGAGGCCCAGCCCTTCATGTGCTGGCTAGATCCCTACAACGGCTCAGCCGAGGTCGTGGCCAGAAGCTGCCGGGCTCTCGCCGTAGCCGGAGCGAAACCGGCCGGGACCACCGACTGCCTGAACTTCCCCTCTCCGGAGAAACCCGAGCAGTTCTGGACCCTGGAGCAGTCCGCCAAGGGAATGGCCGAGGCCTGTTCCTCACTGAAATGCCCCGTGGTGTCCGGAAACGTCAGCCTGTACAACGAGACCGCCAACGGCCCCATTCTGCCGACTCCCCTGGTCGGAACGGTAGGATTCGTCGAAAACATCGAGGAGCTTCTCCGTTCCGGCGACTGGAGCGAGGGAGACAGGCTCTTCTACGTGGGAATGCCCAACCCGAGGCTCGACGGAGGATCCTATCTGCTGAACAAGACCGGCCGCATCTGGGGCAAACCTCTGGACTTCGACGGAGAGCTGGAAAACGAGTTCATCCTGAGGGCGATCGAGACGGCCAAAAGGCGGGCCGCCTCGTCGGGAATGCCCATAGCAGGAGGCGGACTGGCTGTGGCCCTGGCCAAGGAGGCCGGAGCCAGCGGCCTGGGAGCCTCTATATCCATACCCTGCCCCACCAGGAGGGACGTCCTCCTCTTCGGAGAAGGAGGCCCCAGGGCAGTTTACTCGGTGCCTAAAAACCGACTGGTTCTCTTCAGAGCCCTCTGGAAGGGCTACGCCGTGACGGAGATAGGACAGGTCGGAGGAGACCGCCTGACCCTGGACAACCTGGTAGACCTGTCGGTATCCGAGATCAGGGAAAGCTGGAATCTCTGA
- the purF gene encoding amidophosphoribosyltransferase: MCGVFGAFSASGNPVLEEVYLGLYALQHRGQESAGVAWIDGENQIRTIKGQGLVHLALNQAELSGIPASSAIGHVRYSTAGGSGLSNVQPLAANYCRGPVAIAHNGNISNASGVRRYLENRGAIFQSTTDTEVILHLMAHQPHKTELDALVDSLRKLKGAFSLAVALKDRLVAARDPWGFRPLALGKRDDVYYISSESCALDLVGAEMIRELDPGEILVIDTDGLHSLRIPVEPRRRYLCSFEFVYFARPDSLIAGQSVYQVRKELGRRLARRSPCSGNCATGMPDSGTIAAMGYAEESGLAYEKAIVRNRYSGRTFIEPTQRVRELGVRKKLNPIRELIKGQSLAVVDDSIVRGTTSRKMVELLRNYGASEIHMRISSPPVRFPCYYGIDTPTREELAAARSNEEALCAEIGADSLAYLTETDLVEAIGLPACEVCTACFSGSYMEDGEKYEELDI; encoded by the coding sequence ATGTGCGGAGTATTCGGCGCCTTTTCCGCCTCTGGCAATCCGGTCCTCGAGGAGGTCTACCTGGGCCTCTACGCCCTCCAGCACAGAGGGCAGGAATCGGCGGGAGTGGCATGGATCGACGGAGAAAATCAGATAAGGACCATAAAGGGACAGGGGCTGGTCCACCTGGCGCTGAACCAGGCGGAACTGTCGGGCATCCCGGCGAGCTCCGCCATAGGCCACGTCCGCTACTCCACCGCCGGAGGCTCGGGACTGTCCAACGTGCAGCCCCTGGCGGCAAACTACTGCAGGGGCCCGGTGGCAATAGCCCATAACGGCAACATATCCAACGCCTCGGGGGTAAGAAGATACCTTGAGAACAGAGGGGCAATATTTCAGTCCACCACCGACACGGAGGTCATCCTCCACCTGATGGCCCACCAGCCCCACAAGACGGAGCTGGACGCCCTGGTAGACTCTCTGAGAAAACTCAAGGGCGCCTTTTCCCTTGCCGTGGCCCTGAAAGACCGACTGGTGGCTGCCAGAGACCCCTGGGGATTCCGTCCCCTCGCCCTGGGCAAGAGAGACGACGTCTACTACATATCTTCCGAGAGCTGCGCTCTCGACCTGGTCGGGGCGGAGATGATCCGGGAGCTCGATCCGGGAGAGATCCTGGTGATAGACACAGACGGCCTCCACTCCCTCAGGATCCCGGTGGAGCCAAGGCGAAGATACCTCTGCTCCTTCGAGTTCGTGTACTTCGCCAGACCGGACAGCCTGATAGCGGGACAGTCGGTCTATCAGGTAAGAAAAGAGCTGGGCCGTAGATTGGCCAGAAGGTCTCCCTGCTCGGGAAACTGCGCTACTGGAATGCCCGACAGCGGAACGATAGCGGCCATGGGCTACGCCGAGGAATCGGGGCTAGCCTACGAGAAAGCCATAGTCAGGAACCGTTACTCCGGACGGACCTTCATCGAACCCACCCAGAGGGTGAGAGAGCTGGGAGTAAGGAAAAAACTCAACCCGATAAGAGAACTTATAAAGGGTCAAAGCCTTGCTGTGGTGGACGACTCCATAGTCCGTGGTACGACCTCCAGAAAGATGGTCGAACTTTTGAGAAACTACGGCGCCTCGGAGATACACATGAGGATTTCCTCTCCGCCGGTGCGCTTTCCCTGTTACTACGGCATAGACACCCCCACCAGGGAGGAGCTCGCGGCGGCCCGATCCAACGAAGAGGCCCTATGCGCCGAGATAGGAGCCGACTCGCTGGCCTATCTTACCGAGACGGACCTGGTAGAGGCCATTGGCCTGCCGGCCTGCGAGGTATGCACCGCCTGTTTCAGCGGATCCTACATGGAGGACGGAGAGAAATATGAAGAACTGGACATATGA